The sequence caATGAAACTATGTTGTTATAAActtgcttcattcattcattcattcattcatttcctgtaaccAATTCACTTTGTTCAACTTCACAGTGGGTCCTAGAATGATCTTATAGAACGTCCAAAGACATCCATGAGGAATTTTGGGCATACCCttgattttataaaaagttgTACCTAGACATCAAGGCTGTATGTGTCTAGACATGCAGGGATCAATGTAGTCTGCACACAAAAAATGCCCATATGCCTCAATTACATCATAACAATGCTGCCCTTGAAACTCTCGGACTTGGCACATCTGCGACACTTGTTGCTGCCACATTTTCCACTGGATTCCCACagctcacacacagtcagacccTAACACATAGCCGCCACAAGTCCACGAACAGCTCAGGCCAGAGGCCCAGCCGCAACAAATCTCCCTGAAGGTCTTCCTCATCTCCTGGCTGCGGAAAGCGTAGATGAGCGGGTCGATGATCGAGTTGCACATGATGAGGATGAGGTACATGTTGAAGTGTGACATGAAGCAGATGCAGTAAGGGTTTCTGGGGCATGAGATCATGAGAATGAGGTGCAGGAAGAAGGGGGCCCagcacaccacaaacacacccagCAGTATGGTCAGGGTCATGGCCCCCTTCATGTTAGCCGCCTGAGGGATGGGCCCATTTCCAGGTAGGGCAGCGATTCGCTTCATGTGTAGCCTGGCCAGGAGGAACATGTGGACGTACAGCGATGCCATGAGGGCCAGCATTGCAAAGAACATGCTGATGAGGCAGATGAGGACCATGGGACTCTCTGAGTAGATGATGAAGAGGACACCGGACATCGTGCAAAAGGCCCAGATGCAGGAGATGACCGTAGCTGCCCGTTTCTGGGTCATAATGTTGTGGTAGCGAAGACCATAAAAGATGGTGATGTAGCGGTCAATGGCGATGGCTAGCAAGCTCCAGATAGATGCCAAAAGGGAGCTGCAGATCATGGAGTCAAACACATTGTCCATGGTCTTAGCTACACCCCCTGAGACGCTAAGTTTGCCACTAGTAATGAGTGCCATGACTGCTGTCTCTGTGGCATTAGAGACACTGACCAGAAGGTCGGCTGCTGCCAAACTACAAATAAAGAAGTACATGGGTGAATGAAAGTTCTTATTTTTGATGATGGCTGCGATTACGAGGACGTTCTCCAGCAGGCTGACCAGTCCTAGGATAAGAAACACCTCACTGGAGACCAACAGTTGCTCATAGCATCCTGAGCTGGATCCCCTCTCAGGCTTGTTGTTGGCCTGAGTGATCAGGCTGTGGTTTTGGTGGACGTGGTGTAATCCATGTTGCTGTGAGATGTTCATCTTCAGGTTTGAGCAATGGTACAACTGTTTATGATAGTCTTGGTCCAAAGGGACTTTTCAAGATCGGTTTCCTAGACTTCTAGTGAACAGGTCAAGCGTGGAGATGGCAGGTAGATGTAGATGTCCATAATATCAACGGGATATGAGTCTCTATAAATGAATACCATCCTCTCTTGGGCTGCACTGATTGGTGGATCTAGAGTACAGAAGGCAAACATAAAGAGGTGAACAGACTAAACAGTAAACATTTATGAAAGATTTCAGTGTAAGTCTTGTTGAAACCTTAGAGGTGGAGAACATTGTAGTGCCAAATAAATGGTAACTACAAAAACAACTTTGGAGCAAATTACTTTCTATCAATatcactttttaaaacattccCATAGTTCAAACCCATTAAAGCATAATCTTCTGGCCAACATTTATTAGATGTACATTGTGATTATATACAAATACAATGTGCCCTTATCACtagttcttcacaggggtcttcaggtaggcacctcctcagtcagtgttgtgtaatgtatacttttaattcaaaattcaaacattttcctgttgttttgtctttttatggtaaatcacaattgtctttgtatatataaataaataaactaaaaaagtATTCAAATTAAACTGCTACTTTCTAATTAgctaacatttaaatataaatcaccaactttaaaatgtctaaatcaaactcacacatacatttggATACAATGTTCAAATGTGGTTACAATTATATGTTGCAATGTAAATAaactaatatataaatattatgtga is a genomic window of Hoplias malabaricus isolate fHopMal1 chromosome X1, fHopMal1.hap1, whole genome shotgun sequence containing:
- the LOC136675633 gene encoding melanocortin receptor 4-like, with the translated sequence MNISQQHGLHHVHQNHSLITQANNKPERGSSSGCYEQLLVSSEVFLILGLVSLLENVLVIAAIIKNKNFHSPMYFFICSLAAADLLVSVSNATETAVMALITSGKLSVSGGVAKTMDNVFDSMICSSLLASIWSLLAIAIDRYITIFYGLRYHNIMTQKRAATVISCIWAFCTMSGVLFIIYSESPMVLICLISMFFAMLALMASLYVHMFLLARLHMKRIAALPGNGPIPQAANMKGAMTLTILLGVFVVCWAPFFLHLILMISCPRNPYCICFMSHFNMYLILIMCNSIIDPLIYAFRSQEMRKTFREICCGWASGLSCSWTCGGYVLGSDCV